One genomic segment of Novisyntrophococcus fermenticellae includes these proteins:
- the pdaA gene encoding delta-lactam-biosynthetic de-N-acetylase codes for MNKRFNFKKFIPKKRSIETPGIEDSSPPPLRLKRPGLKQTSLIAVLFIASFLIGNLTARAVHSMEAAAIQPASDNWGLSFPEKGKTPVGNATIDELKQYDAYYAADTDEKVIYLTFDCGYENGNTAPILDALKKHNVSAAFFVVGTFVDSNPDLIKRMVDEGHIVGNHTYHHPDMSKISTSEAFSKELTDVESRYEQITGQPMHKFYRPPQGKYSTDNLQMAKDLGYKTFFWSLAYVDWYQDKQPTKEEAFDKLLGRIHPGAIVLLHSTSKTNAAILDELLTKWEEMGYTFKTIDQISSSADCKCDSTQDCQQNCQCGCQQSPEKKSGN; via the coding sequence ATGAATAAGCGATTTAATTTCAAAAAATTCATACCAAAGAAGCGAAGCATAGAAACTCCAGGCATTGAAGATTCGAGTCCCCCGCCGCTAAGACTGAAAAGACCAGGCCTGAAGCAGACTTCTCTGATTGCCGTGCTGTTTATTGCATCATTTCTCATTGGAAACCTTACAGCCCGTGCCGTCCATTCCATGGAAGCAGCGGCTATCCAGCCGGCATCTGACAACTGGGGCTTAAGCTTTCCGGAAAAAGGCAAAACCCCTGTAGGTAATGCCACGATTGATGAACTGAAACAATACGATGCGTACTACGCTGCCGACACCGATGAAAAAGTGATCTACCTCACCTTTGACTGCGGGTATGAAAACGGAAATACCGCTCCCATACTGGATGCTTTAAAAAAGCATAACGTCTCTGCAGCCTTCTTTGTTGTAGGAACCTTTGTGGATTCTAATCCCGACTTGATTAAACGCATGGTAGATGAAGGCCATATTGTAGGGAACCATACATACCATCATCCCGATATGTCCAAGATTTCCACGTCTGAAGCATTTTCCAAAGAACTTACCGATGTAGAAAGCCGATATGAGCAAATCACCGGTCAGCCCATGCATAAATTCTACCGTCCACCCCAGGGGAAATACAGCACAGACAATCTTCAGATGGCTAAGGATCTGGGTTATAAGACTTTCTTCTGGAGTCTTGCCTATGTGGACTGGTATCAGGATAAACAGCCCACAAAGGAAGAAGCCTTTGACAAACTCCTGGGACGCATCCATCCAGGTGCCATTGTTCTTCTTCACAGCACCTCCAAAACAAATGCTGCTATTCTGGATGAATTACTGACAAAATGGGAGGAGATGGGATACACCTTCAAAACCATCGATCAAATCAGTTCATCTGCTGACTGCAAATGTGATTCTACACAAGATTGTCAGCAGAATTGTCAATGCGGCTGTCAGCAGAGTCCTGAGAAGAAGTCTGGAAATTAA